From Desulfonatronum thiosulfatophilum:
TAGGCGACACCAAAATCCTGCGGCCAGGGCGTCCGAAGAAAAGCGATAGCCCCTATCAACGGCGGATCGCCCGTGAGCGTTTTCGCCGTAGAGCAGGAATAGAGCCGATAATTGGTCACCTGAAACAGGATCATCGCTTGTCCCGAAACTACCTGAAAGGGGTTCTCGGCGACGCGATCAACCTGTTCATGGCTGCCGCGGCATTCAATTTCAGGAAGTGGATTCGGAAGTTCGAACACTTTTTTGCCCTTTTTACGCTTTGGCTGTTTTTCGGCACCACAACCCGTCAGCCTTCTATGATGATCCTGTAACGAAAATATCGGATTTTTCAGGCTCGACTAATTATTCATACGTGAGGGTTTGAACTTTTTGCGGCAACGCGGCCAGCGGGGATTTTTCAACAACCTGCCGGCACTTGCCATGCCGCCGAGGGATGAGTATTTGCCCTCAACATTATGAACAAACATCTTATCATCGTTGAATCACCGGCCAAGGTGAAGACCATCAAGAAATTCCTTGGACCGGGCTATGAGGTCGGCTCCTCTGTCGGACACGTTCGCGATCTGCCGAAAAAGGTTTTGGGCGTGGACGAGGAAGCGGATTTCGCCCCGGACTACGAGATCATTCCCGGCAAACAGAAGGTCGTCTCCCAGCTCAAGAAGCTGGCCGCTCAGGCGGACCAGATCTACCTCGCCCCGGACCCTGACCGGGAGGGCGAGGCCATAGCCTGGCATGTGGCCGAATTGATCAAGGACGCCAATCCGCGCATCAAGCGCATCCAGTTCAACGAGATCACGCCCCGGGCAGTGCGCGAGGCCCTGGAACACCCCCGGACCCTGAACCTGGACCTGTTCAACGCCCAGCAGGCCCGCCGGGTCCTGGACCGACTGGTGGGGTACAAGCTCTCCCCGCTGCTCTGGCAGAAGGTCAAACGCGGCATCTCGGCCGGCCGGGTCCAGTCCGTGGCCCTGCGCCTGATCGTGGATCGGGAGCGGGAGCGCCAGGTCTTCGAACCCAAGGAATACTGGGTCTTCAAGGTAAAACTGGAAGCCGGAGCCGGGGCTGTAATCGAGGCCGACCTGTGGAAGGTCTCCGGAAAGAAGCCGGACATCGGCTCCGCGGACCAAGCCCGGGAGCTGGAAGCGGCGGTGACCAACGCATCCTTCATTATTGAATCCGTGGATGAAAAAGAGCGCCAACGCCAGTCCGGTCCGCCCTTCATCACCTCCACTTTGCAGCAGGAAGCCAGCCGGCGCTTTTCCTATCCGGCCAAACGGACCATGTCCCTGGCCCAGCGCCTCTACGAAGGCGTGGAGCTCGGCGACCGAGGCATCCAGGCCCTGATCACCTACATGCGAACCGACTCGGTGCGCATATCTCCGGACGCCATCAAGGAAGTTCGTGAGTTGATCCAGAGCAAATACGGCCAGGACTACTGCCCGGAGACGGAGCGGTATTTCAAGTCCCGCAAGTCGGCCCAGGAAGCCCACGAAGCCATCCGGCCCGTGGACGTGACCATCACCCCGGAGATGGTTCAATCCTACCTTCCCAGGGACATGTATCAGCTCTACAAGCTGATCTGGTCGCGCTTCGTGGCCTCGCAGATGACGCCGGCCAGGTTCTGGGACACTACCGTTACCGTGGCCGCGGACAAGACGCAGTGGCGGGTCAAGGGCGAACGTCTGATCTTTCCCGGCTACCTGGCGGTCTACGGCGGAGCCGAAGCTGAAAAAAGTCAGGAACTGCCGCCGCTGACTCCGGAACAGCGTCTCGCTCTGCAGGAGGTGCTCAAGGAGCAGAAATTCACCCAGCCGCCGCCGCGCTACAGCGAAGCCTCGCTGATCCGCGAGCTTGAAGAAAAGGGCATCGGCCGCCCCTCCACCTACGCCCAGATCATCTCGACACTGCTGGACCGCGAATACGTCACCCAGGTGGAGCGCCAATTCATACCCATGGAACTGGGCTACGTGGTCACCGACCAGCTGGCCGAACACTTCGTCCGGCTGATGGATGTGGATTTCACGGCCCAGATGGAGGAATCCCTGGACCAGGTGGCCGAAGGGCGGCAGGACTGGGTGCAGTTGATGCGCAACTTCACCGGGGATTTTTATCCCGTGCTGGACAAGGCCAAGAAGGACATGGCCGCGGTCAAGGGCGGAATCGACGCCGGGATGCCCTGCCCGGAGTGCACCAAGCCCCTGATGGTCAAGTTCGGCAAGGCCGGCGCCTTCCTGGCCTGTTCCGGCTACCCCGACTGCTCGTTCACCGGCAACTTCACCCGGGACGACAGCGGCAAGATCAAGACCATCGAGAAGCTGCCCAAGGAAGAACTGGTCAAGGTGGGTACATGTCCGGACTGCGGCGGCGACGTGGTGCTCAAGAAGGCCCGCACCGGCAGCCGATTCTATGCTTGCGCGTCCTATCCCAAGTGCAAGTACACCAAGTCCTATTCCACCGGCGTGGCCTGCCCCGCGCAAGGCTGCTCCGGCGACCTGGTGGAACGCAGTTCCCGGTTCGGCAAGATGTTCTTTTCCTGCAGCCTTTATCCGGAATGCACCACGGCCATGCCCGCCCCGCCCGTGCCCCAGCCCTGCCCCAAGTGCGACTTCCCGATCATGCTGCGCCGGTACACGGAGAAACGCGGCAACTACCTCTCCTGCCCGGTCAAGGAATGCCGCCACTTCATCCCCGTGGCCGAAGCGCCTGAAGAGACGGAAGGACCGCTCCCGGATTTCTCCGAACCCACGCCGGCGAAGGAAAAACCCGCCAAAAAGACATCCGCGGCCAAAACAAAAGCAGCCGCCAAGTCCACAACGACCAAGACGGCAAAAACGACAAAAGCCAAGCCGAAAACCGCGACCAAGCCCAAAACGACCAGAAAGAGCAAGACAGCCGCGGAACAGGAGAAGTCAGAGTAGTTTTCTCGTTCGATTCAAAACGGGCGCGCCTTACCCCCCGGTTTCCTCCAAGGCCCGCTCCAGGGCCTTGGGCAGGAAGGGCAGCAGATCGGCGATTCCATGGGCTGGAGACGGGTGGGAGAACAGGCCGAGATAGCGGTTGGCCAGAGCTGCCGTTCGGCAGGCCTTGGCCATCTCCATGCCGGAGGCCAGCAGGGCCGTGACCAGGCCGGTGAGGCTGTCGCCCGTGCCGCCGATGGGCTCCATGGCCGGAACGTCCGGCGCCTCGACTTCGGCGATGATCTTCCCTCCAGCGACAATGTAGTCCCGCTTTCCCTTGACCAGCAGATATCTGGCCGCGTTTTCCCCGGCATAGGCCAGCCGGATCAGTTCCGGCACCCGGTCCTCCTCCTGGAGCAGAAAGCCTCGGGTGTAGAACGGATGCGGCGCCGTCTCGTCCGCCAGGAAGGCCATCTCCCCCGCATCCGGGGTGAACAGGTCGTAGTGTCCGGCGAATCCGCTCATCTTGGCTGCGTACATGTACCCGGCATCCGCGACCAGGAGAGGCGTGGTTGACAACCCTTCCAGCCCCCACAGGACCTGATTGTGCCAGTAGATGTCCGGGAGCAGATAGTGGAACGTGACTCCATTTCCCGCGGCACGCTCCACGTTCTCCGCCAGGTGCTTGTACAATGCACGGCTGCCGTCTCCCGTGCCCACATCGCCGGCCAGCAACGCTTCCGGCGCCTCCATGCCCAACACTTCCGCGCAGACCGCGGCAACCGCCATCAACGCCGGCGTGCCCCGGGCCACGTTCACGCCCATCCCGTCGATGTCGAGCACGTTGTCACGCAACCGATACTTCCCCCACGTCAGAGGGAAGTCGGCCTTGGGCACGCTGCCCGCGATCAACCAGGACATTGGCGGCGCATCTCCTCGAACGCCAATTGCAACGAATACCCGCACAACGTCCGGCCCAGGGAGCGCGGCTCAGGCGCATCGTCCAGGGTTTTGCCCACGAGCATTTCCGCGAGATAAGGCACATCCGGACATCCGCCGCCGGAGATGTTCACGATCCGACGGTCCGACTTGTCCAGGGTGATCTTCATGTTCGCAGCCCGAACCATCAGGTAATCCCCAAAATCCTTGACATGATACAGGGACACCGGCTCCAGCAGATGGTCCTGGGCCGCGGCCACGCGCAACGGGGCAATGCCCGCCTCCTCCAGAAGATTACGGATGCGCATCTCCTGCAGCAGCGGAAACTCGATCACCA
This genomic window contains:
- a CDS encoding DUF3343 domain-containing protein, producing MIQYLRGLFRGTGKKERGVSEKGLLLYHSTGDVIRAETLLKEAGFEVAVKGPPPDLRQGCDMVIEFPLLQEMRIRNLLEEAGIAPLRVAAAQDHLLEPVSLYHVKDFGDYLMVRAANMKITLDKSDRRIVNISGGGCPDVPYLAEMLVGKTLDDAPEPRSLGRTLCGYSLQLAFEEMRRQCPG
- a CDS encoding NAD(P)H-hydrate dehydratase — protein: MSWLIAGSVPKADFPLTWGKYRLRDNVLDIDGMGVNVARGTPALMAVAAVCAEVLGMEAPEALLAGDVGTGDGSRALYKHLAENVERAAGNGVTFHYLLPDIYWHNQVLWGLEGLSTTPLLVADAGYMYAAKMSGFAGHYDLFTPDAGEMAFLADETAPHPFYTRGFLLQEEDRVPELIRLAYAGENAARYLLVKGKRDYIVAGGKIIAEVEAPDVPAMEPIGGTGDSLTGLVTALLASGMEMAKACRTAALANRYLGLFSHPSPAHGIADLLPFLPKALERALEETGG
- the topA gene encoding type I DNA topoisomerase encodes the protein MNKHLIIVESPAKVKTIKKFLGPGYEVGSSVGHVRDLPKKVLGVDEEADFAPDYEIIPGKQKVVSQLKKLAAQADQIYLAPDPDREGEAIAWHVAELIKDANPRIKRIQFNEITPRAVREALEHPRTLNLDLFNAQQARRVLDRLVGYKLSPLLWQKVKRGISAGRVQSVALRLIVDRERERQVFEPKEYWVFKVKLEAGAGAVIEADLWKVSGKKPDIGSADQARELEAAVTNASFIIESVDEKERQRQSGPPFITSTLQQEASRRFSYPAKRTMSLAQRLYEGVELGDRGIQALITYMRTDSVRISPDAIKEVRELIQSKYGQDYCPETERYFKSRKSAQEAHEAIRPVDVTITPEMVQSYLPRDMYQLYKLIWSRFVASQMTPARFWDTTVTVAADKTQWRVKGERLIFPGYLAVYGGAEAEKSQELPPLTPEQRLALQEVLKEQKFTQPPPRYSEASLIRELEEKGIGRPSTYAQIISTLLDREYVTQVERQFIPMELGYVVTDQLAEHFVRLMDVDFTAQMEESLDQVAEGRQDWVQLMRNFTGDFYPVLDKAKKDMAAVKGGIDAGMPCPECTKPLMVKFGKAGAFLACSGYPDCSFTGNFTRDDSGKIKTIEKLPKEELVKVGTCPDCGGDVVLKKARTGSRFYACASYPKCKYTKSYSTGVACPAQGCSGDLVERSSRFGKMFFSCSLYPECTTAMPAPPVPQPCPKCDFPIMLRRYTEKRGNYLSCPVKECRHFIPVAEAPEETEGPLPDFSEPTPAKEKPAKKTSAAKTKAAAKSTTTKTAKTTKAKPKTATKPKTTRKSKTAAEQEKSE
- a CDS encoding transposase, producing the protein GDTKILRPGRPKKSDSPYQRRIARERFRRRAGIEPIIGHLKQDHRLSRNYLKGVLGDAINLFMAAAAFNFRKWIRKFEHFFALFTLWLFFGTTTRQPSMMIL